The proteins below come from a single Tenuifilum thalassicum genomic window:
- the ispE gene encoding 4-(cytidine 5'-diphospho)-2-C-methyl-D-erythritol kinase, with the protein MIKGKMIYYPNAKINIGLNIVSRRDDGFHDIETLFYPVRGLTDILEIIAVDGKLNSIEFSQSGIQIDDQPDANLCVKAYKLLADKYGLPRVKMHLHKMIPMGAGLGGGSADAAFTLLALNQLLDRPLDKVQLANLALQLGSDCPFFLLNRPAIGKGRGDKLQEVSFELSGYWILLVNPGIHVGTKEAYEGCIPQKWESSLETLIGEPIAKWNELLSNDFERTVFVKHPKIMNIKNELYSMGAVYASMSGSGSTVFGIFQTKPSVPDDFKAYFTHVSLM; encoded by the coding sequence TTGATTAAAGGAAAGATGATATACTATCCCAATGCTAAAATAAATATCGGTTTAAACATTGTTAGTCGTCGCGACGATGGTTTTCATGATATTGAAACCCTGTTTTATCCAGTAAGAGGATTAACCGATATTTTAGAAATAATTGCCGTTGATGGCAAACTAAATTCGATTGAGTTTTCTCAAAGCGGAATTCAAATTGACGACCAGCCAGATGCTAATCTATGCGTAAAAGCCTACAAATTACTTGCTGATAAGTACGGGCTTCCTCGTGTTAAAATGCACCTGCATAAGATGATTCCAATGGGAGCGGGTTTAGGTGGCGGCTCTGCCGATGCTGCTTTCACGCTGCTAGCATTAAACCAGTTGCTTGATAGGCCTCTCGACAAAGTTCAGCTGGCAAACCTTGCACTACAGCTGGGTAGCGATTGTCCTTTCTTCTTACTTAATCGGCCCGCAATAGGGAAGGGACGTGGCGATAAACTTCAAGAAGTCAGCTTTGAGCTATCGGGCTATTGGATATTACTTGTAAATCCTGGAATTCATGTTGGCACAAAGGAGGCTTATGAGGGTTGTATCCCACAAAAATGGGAGTCTTCTTTAGAAACTTTAATTGGTGAACCTATTGCAAAATGGAATGAGCTGCTTAGCAACGATTTTGAAAGAACTGTGTTTGTAAAACACCCTAAGATTATGAATATTAAAAACGAACTTTATAGTATGGGGGCTGTTTATGCCTCAATGTCAGGTAGCGGCTCTACTGTTTTTGGGATATTTCAAACCAAACCTTCTGTTCCGGATGACTTTAAAGCATATTTCACGCATGTATCGTTGATGTAA
- a CDS encoding NAD+ synthase, with product MKIALAQLNYTIGHFEQNVEKIVSSINRAKQQGARLVIFSELSICGYPPHDLLTHKHFVDKSIQAIKDVAKSCVDIYAIVGGPSYNEAPTGKLLHNSAYLLGEGKVLDVFHKTLLPDYDIFDEYRYFEPNTEKYRLAEIDGVKLAITICEDIWDDQPTSSAFDRGQLYRDAPMNHLSKLNPDLIVNISASPFSYNVEERRFEVFKNNVARYSKPVIYVNQVGGNTDLLFDGGSMVLNEQGKILHKLKSFYEDFTIIDSTFAKGKTVESINPLNDDRRLERIHDALVMGISDFFRKLGFSKATLGLSGGIDSAVVLALAAKALPAENLRVLLMPSQYSSQHSVDDAVQLAKKLNVKYDIVPIQNIFDTFRNQLRDVFEGKPEDITEENIQARIRGTLLMALSNKFGHLLLNTSNKSEAAVGYGTLYGDMCGALSVLGDVYKTDVYRLANFINRDDEIIPINTITKPPSAELRPDQKDSDSLPPYDILDPILFAYIEQGLSAEEIIRKGYESNTVKRIIRLVNLNEYKRYQSPPILRVSSKAFGYGRKMPLVTKWS from the coding sequence ATGAAGATTGCATTAGCCCAGCTAAACTATACCATTGGGCATTTTGAGCAGAATGTTGAAAAAATTGTTTCTTCTATCAATCGTGCAAAACAACAAGGTGCAAGGCTCGTGATTTTTTCTGAACTTTCAATTTGTGGCTATCCACCACACGACCTTTTAACCCATAAACATTTTGTCGACAAAAGCATACAGGCCATTAAGGATGTTGCCAAATCGTGTGTTGATATATACGCCATTGTGGGAGGGCCAAGCTATAATGAGGCGCCAACTGGGAAACTTCTGCATAACTCAGCCTACCTTTTAGGAGAAGGAAAAGTATTGGATGTATTCCATAAGACATTACTTCCTGACTACGATATTTTTGATGAATATCGCTACTTTGAACCCAACACCGAAAAGTATCGGTTGGCTGAAATTGACGGTGTTAAACTTGCCATTACCATTTGCGAGGATATTTGGGATGACCAACCCACATCCTCGGCATTCGATAGAGGACAACTTTACCGCGACGCCCCAATGAACCATCTTTCAAAACTTAATCCCGATCTAATTGTAAATATCTCGGCATCACCTTTTAGCTATAACGTTGAGGAACGTCGCTTTGAGGTTTTTAAAAACAATGTGGCACGATACTCTAAACCAGTAATCTATGTAAACCAGGTTGGAGGAAACACCGATTTGCTTTTCGATGGCGGCTCTATGGTGCTAAATGAGCAAGGTAAAATACTACATAAGCTGAAAAGTTTCTATGAGGATTTCACAATCATTGATTCTACATTTGCCAAAGGCAAAACCGTTGAGAGCATAAATCCCTTAAACGATGACAGACGCTTAGAACGAATACACGATGCATTAGTAATGGGGATTAGCGACTTCTTTCGTAAGTTAGGTTTCTCTAAAGCTACACTTGGACTATCAGGCGGTATAGATTCCGCAGTTGTTCTTGCTTTGGCCGCAAAGGCGCTCCCTGCTGAGAACCTTAGGGTATTACTTATGCCTTCGCAGTACTCATCGCAGCACTCTGTTGACGATGCGGTTCAACTTGCCAAGAAACTCAATGTTAAATACGATATTGTCCCCATACAAAACATTTTCGATACTTTTAGGAATCAGCTCCGAGATGTATTTGAGGGTAAACCCGAAGATATCACCGAAGAGAATATTCAGGCTCGTATTAGAGGAACCCTACTTATGGCACTCTCGAATAAATTTGGCCATTTGCTGCTAAATACCAGCAACAAAAGCGAGGCAGCAGTTGGATATGGTACTCTATACGGCGACATGTGTGGTGCCCTAAGTGTTCTCGGAGATGTTTACAAAACCGATGTATACAGGTTGGCTAACTTTATTAATAGGGATGATGAGATTATTCCAATAAATACCATTACTAAACCACCCTCAGCAGAATTACGTCCAGATCAAAAGGACTCGGATTCATTGCCCCCATACGATATTCTTGACCCAATACTTTTTGCGTATATTGAGCAAGGCCTTTCGGCAGAGGAAATTATAAGAAAAGGTTATGAAAGCAATACGGTTAAACGAATAATAAGGCTTGTTAATCTGAATGAGTATAAACGTTACCAATCGCCACCTATACTAAGGGTTTCGTCAAAAGCATTTGGGTATGGCAGGAAGATGCCCTTAGTAACAAAATGGAGCTAA
- a CDS encoding porin family protein: MKRLFLLLTGLVLCFQAVKAQKYSFGIFADPQVSWFTSDTKKYDPNGAVSGFNIGFSSERFFAQRYSFLSGLSINNLGGNIRFTQSTYTLKTVDSTYTIEVGKNIKYKSQYLTLPLGFKFRTNQIGYTTFFANLGISGSLRIRSHVWSTDYQVDRETTKTDVAWGFASYFIGVGGEYSLGGESALQFGIIWTDGLTSILEYPASTITSQSLSLKIGVIF, translated from the coding sequence ATGAAGCGTTTGTTTTTATTGCTTACTGGATTGGTTTTGTGCTTTCAGGCTGTAAAAGCGCAAAAATATAGTTTTGGCATTTTTGCCGACCCCCAAGTCTCGTGGTTTACCTCCGACACTAAAAAGTACGACCCCAATGGTGCAGTATCGGGATTCAACATTGGATTTTCTTCGGAACGTTTTTTTGCTCAACGCTACTCATTCCTCTCTGGATTGTCGATTAACAACCTTGGCGGGAATATCCGTTTTACTCAATCGACCTATACACTTAAAACTGTCGATAGCACCTATACCATTGAAGTAGGGAAAAATATTAAATATAAATCGCAGTACTTAACTCTTCCATTAGGTTTTAAATTTAGAACGAATCAGATAGGCTACACCACCTTTTTTGCCAACCTTGGCATAAGCGGAAGTTTAAGAATTAGGAGTCATGTTTGGAGTACAGATTATCAGGTTGATCGGGAAACCACAAAAACCGATGTGGCATGGGGATTTGCTTCATATTTTATAGGAGTAGGAGGAGAATACTCCCTAGGAGGTGAGAGCGCCTTACAGTTTGGCATTATTTGGACCGACGGTTTAACTTCCATACTTGAATACCCCGCCTCAACCATTACTTCGCAAAGCCTTTCCCTTAAAATTGGTGTCATTTTTTAA